The following proteins come from a genomic window of Nostoc sp. ATCC 53789:
- a CDS encoding type II toxin-antitoxin system Phd/YefM family antitoxin, with protein sequence MQQITLAEASQNLSDLIEVALSGEEIIIIKDNQPVVKLTPVSQVKRLRQPGSAKGLITISDDFDEPLEDFKEYME encoded by the coding sequence ATGCAGCAAATTACTCTAGCTGAAGCATCTCAAAATTTATCCGACTTAATTGAAGTAGCACTCAGTGGTGAGGAAATTATCATCATCAAAGATAATCAACCTGTTGTGAAGTTAACTCCTGTGTCGCAAGTTAAACGCCTCCGTCAACCTGGAAGCGCAAAGGGTTTAATTACAATATCTGATGACTTTGATGAACCACTGGAAGATTTCAAGGAATATATGGAATGA
- a CDS encoding GDSL-type esterase/lipase family protein produces MELQHLSEVRICFVGDSFVNGTGDQEYLGWTGRVCVNANKKGYDITYYNLGIRRDTSTDIAKRWLQEVSLRLPKEYDGRVVFSFGLNDTTLENAKTRVDLAVSIKNTHEILSEAQKLYPVLMVGPAPYAEQEDSQRKQKTIDLSNQYALICKGLNVPYLDVFPILEISNIWINEARANDGVHPQAGGYEEFAQIVENWDAWLNWFPVI; encoded by the coding sequence ATGGAATTACAGCATCTGTCGGAAGTAAGAATTTGCTTTGTTGGTGACTCCTTCGTTAACGGTACTGGCGACCAAGAATATCTTGGTTGGACAGGGAGAGTATGTGTTAATGCTAATAAAAAAGGTTATGACATTACTTACTATAATTTAGGAATTAGGCGTGATACAAGTACTGATATAGCAAAGCGTTGGTTACAAGAAGTATCACTGCGATTACCCAAGGAATATGATGGCAGAGTTGTATTTTCTTTTGGATTGAATGACACAACATTAGAAAATGCTAAAACTCGCGTGGATTTGGCAGTTTCTATCAAAAATACCCATGAAATTTTAAGCGAAGCTCAAAAGTTATATCCTGTTTTGATGGTTGGACCCGCACCCTACGCAGAACAAGAAGATTCTCAAAGAAAGCAGAAAACTATAGATTTATCCAACCAATATGCTTTGATTTGTAAAGGATTAAATGTACCTTATTTAGACGTTTTTCCGATATTAGAAATATCAAATATCTGGATTAATGAAGCAAGAGCCAATGATGGGGTTCATCCTCAAGCAGGCGGTTATGAAGAATTTGCCCAAATAGTAGAAAATTGGGACGCTTGGTTAAATTGGTTTCCTGTGATTTAA